The window atgggtatcatccactacgTTGGCTTTTGTATGAAGCAGTTGGTTTGCCTTGCTCATGGGTACCATGACTGGgacacactctgctgctgataaCAACAGATCTTGGGTCGGGTCAACGAGACTGCTCGGCCATGCAAGGCCTAAGAGGTGCTCTTTAATAGGGATAGAAACATCGTTGGGATATAAAACCACTTCCAGAAAGATCACTGCATTCAAATTATCCATTAGTTTTAGAAAGTTAAATTACACTCTAATGTACACTTCATGTCaacttttctccagaagacgatcagagtatactgatcactgatcgaaacgtcgagttgaaaccaatggttctttacAGAACGACCCCAACcctagagatagtcattacatggtgttacggcaaacctttccatatcatgtCAAACTCCTTAAAGAGTATACTAAAACTAAATTCAAATTGTCACATTTTGGTAAAATAACCTTAAACGTCTGCACAGGTCGACTCAGACTGGGTTCACTTTCACTGAACATTCTGTTTACAGCAAATTGTTCCCTTTAACCAAATGCTGGCTTAGGTTATTGATGACCAAACTGGTGACGGTTGCACATAATTGAAAAAGCTTTAATGTTGACATCAATGGTTCCACGGCAGGTCAAAGATTACATTTTTTGTCTTCATACAACACAAAATGGAATAACACCTTTAACTCCCAAGAATAATTTTAACTTTCACACAATTAGTCTTTCAAATAAGATTTCTTCAAccataaaaatataatattcaGCCACCAAAATGTTATCCAAATTACTCACTGCACTCAACATAATCCTCCTTGGGATGAATACACCAGTTGTTTACCACTTATTTATTGGGTTCAAACACATTAAATGCAGTAAACAAAAGCAACAATCTTGCTAAGATGAtgatctttttgtaaaaatgcccccaccccctctccaaagaagtgagaagactttatTGTTACTTGAACATTTTAGTAAACTCAAAAGtgattttaattaaataattgtatATATAAATCAAAGTGACAGACATTTGGTTGTTGATTATTTCAattatcttaaagccattatacactttcggtaaacagtattgtccaagtcccacacttcgtgtatcacaacttatatataaaataacaatcctgtggaaatttaggctcaatcggacatcggagtcgggagaaaataacgggaacacccactcctgttttcacacgtttcgccgtgtcatgacatgtgtttataacaaatctgtaattctcgttaacgagaatttatattgttttaccgttttctcaaaaagtaaagcatttcatggactaatatttcaagagaagtctttcaccattaccttctgtaaaccctgtaaattatttgtaagtctgtgatttttgttcttctttttttctgtaccgaaagggtccaatggctttaatggagATGTTGCTTACTGTGAACAAGAAATGTGCTTGCTTACAcccaatgtatttttttgattagctaaaaaaaattaaacactaTTTGCTGGTTAAGCAgactgtgaaattgggccctgttcagtATTTAACTTGATCACATGGTCTACATGTGAGTCATGTGATCATTCACCACATTGTTCACATGAGACTAGATCAGGTGACGTGCCATGTGGTCACGTGGTCATGGTCTAACCATGTGACTACCAATCACATGAAGACCAGTTTAGTAGTCTCTTTACATGTCATAAATATATACGTGTATACCATGTGATAGCTTGTTGAGACCACATGGTCAGCAAGTGAACTTTGTCAGGTGACTGCTGAAACTGACCATGTGATCAGGTCAGGTGATCACCAAGTGTCTACATGTGAACGGGGTGATTGTTTAAGCAGCCAATCAGGTCCTTTGCAGGAAGGTCTTGGTAACAGATCTTGAAGATTGCTGTAAACAGAGGAAATCTGGGGGgaaaaatcaagacaaaaccACATGAAATTGAAATGGATGTTTAAGAATTCATCAACAAAATTTCACATTATGTAACTCAGCAAACTTAAAATTAGCAACAGTCGgcaagttttatttaaaaccatAGATGGGAAGGGtcggggtggggggtggggagCTACAGCTGGGGCATTGGGTTTCAGTTGCCAGGATCAGTTTCATGTTGGAAACATACAGGTTCTTAGGTTCTCTTATGGAAAACTTCAATCAAAAACCTGATTAGTATAAAGTAGATAAAATAGACTCGAGTTGGTCAGGCATATGCATTCCAACTGGCCTGCTGGAACGATCTTCCAATGTGgaaggagattctgtccccccagAGATCCTGTCTTCCCCCCCTTCCGATAGCACCTTCTTTTGAATCCaactcctccagcccatgttacATAACCTCcgatatgggggacagaatctcctgggACAGATTTTCCTCAACAGACATCGATCCTCAACATGCCTGGTATCCTTTCTGGACTGGTAACCTACCTATCTGTCATATTTTTAGCCTTGAGCATGAGGTTAACCTCTCGAGCAGTTTCTGGACCTTGTAGtttctgaccattcaacatctCTTTCTCAAGCTCTTCAATACTCTGCAACAACAACACAATAAGTTTATTAGATAAACAACAATAACTAAGCAATCAGTTTGCCATACTGTAGAATTCTTACTCAATTGTGCTACAGACATTTACAGAAACTATATAGTTATTTCTATACCTATGGCGGAAGATAAATTCTTATGTAATGTCAAGAATACATAATGCTAACACTTTCTAATCTATTAAATGAATGGAGTAAATTGTTGTCCAAGGCTCTCATAACACTAGCCCCGGGTACACTGTCTACTAGTCAAAAACAAAAGCTACAGGTTAGTAAACACAAGCTTACAACTTGTCTTGTGGGCTGATAACAACTGTGCAACCTACATGTTAAGATGGGAATAATACATTTTCATATTGGGTTAATTTATTTTGGAGTGTGTGAATGTAGCTTCATTTGACCAGTTAACTGGTTGTGATCACAGTACTATTTATAAATCAGAAAGAGACATGTATGAGAATAAAGGTTTCAAATCTGGGCTATTAAAACTTCCTGAGTGCAAGTGAAATGCACAGCTTACTAGCTCAGTGGGCTACTTTACAATAAGCTTAAAAGAGCAAGGCCTACTGTACCTGATATTTGAACTAAGTGTACAGTAcacaataaaatacacaatacaTTGCACTACGGGTATGCCTAAACAGCCCATAacaggacaaagcaataatatgGTTAatattttgctcaaggacaataGTATCATGACtggattgggattcgaacccacaccgctacaacaccagaacttgagccaGTACGCTAGATTGCTTAGTCACACACTCCAACACAAAGTATCATGACCAACtggattgggattcgaacccacactgttacaacaccagaacttgagccaGTACGCTAGATTGCTTAGTCACACACTCCAACACAAAGTATCATGACCAACtggattgggattcgaacccacaccgctacaacaccagaacttgagccaGTACGCTAGATTGCTTAGTCACACACTCCAACACAAAGTATCATGACCAACtggattgggattcgaacccacaccgctacaacaccagaacttgagccaGTACGCTAGATTGCTTAGTCACACACTCCAACACAAAGTACCATGACCAACtggattgggattcgaacccacaccgcTACAACACCAGATCTTGAGCCAGTACGCTAGATTGCTTAGTCACACACTCTAACACAAAGTATCATGACCAACtggattgggattcgaacccacactgttaCAACACCAGATCTTGAGCCAGTACGCTAGATTGCTTAGTCACACACTCTAACACAAAGTATCATGACCAGCtggattgggattcgaacccacactgttacaacaccagaacttgagccaGTACGCTAGATTGCTTAGTCACACACTCTAACACAAAGTATCATGACCAACtggattgggattcgaacccacactgttaCAACACCAGATCTTGAGCCAGTACGCTAGATTGCTTAGTCACACACTCTAACACAAAGTATCATGACCAACtggattgggattcgaacccacactgttacaacaccagaacttgagccaGTATGCTAGATTGCTTAGTCACACACTCCAACACAAAGTATCATGACCAACtggattgggattcgaacccacactgttacaacaccagaacttgagccaGTACGCTAGATTGCTTAGTCACACACTCTAACACAAAGTATCATGACCAACtggattgggattcgaacccacactgttacaacaccagaacttgagccaGTACGCTAGATTGCTTAGTCACACACTCCAACACAAAGTATCATGACCAACtggattgggattcgaacccacactgctacaacaccagaacttgagccaGTACGCTAGATTGCTTAGTCACACACTCCAACACAAAGTATCATGACCAACtggattgggattcgaacccacaccgcTACAATACCAGAACTTGAGCCAGTACGCTAGATTGCTTAGTCACACACTCTAACACAAAGTATCATGACCAACtggattgggattcgaacccacaccgcTACAACACCAGATCTTGAGCCAGTACGCTAGATTGCTTAGTCACACACTCTAACACAAAGTATCATGACCAACtggattgggattcgaacccacactgttacaacaccagaacttgagccaGTACGCTAGATTGCTTAGTCACACACTCTAACACAAAGTATCATGACtggattgggattcgaacccacaccgcTACAACACCAGATCTTGAGCCAGTACGCTAGATTGCTTAGTCACACACTCCAACACAAAGTATCATGACCAACtggattgggattcgaacccacactgttacaacaccagaacttgagccaGTACGCTAGATTGCTTAGTCACACACTCTAACACAAAGTATCATGACCAACTggattgggatttgaacccacactgttacaacaccagaacttgagccaGTACGCTAGATTGCTTAGTCACACACTCCAACACAAAGTATCATGACCAACtggattgggattcgaacccacaccgcTACAACACCAGATCTTGAGCCAGTGCGCTAGATTGCTTAGTCACACACTCCAACACAATAAATTTTGTGGTAAACAACAATCACATTTATCATTTTATAAATTGAGTTTTTACACAGAGGAGTGAAATATTGGTAAAGATGGTGACTAGGATCATTCTACCCTTCTTTCAGAATGCTATTTAAGAAGAAAGTGTGGATTGGTACAAATATTGCACAAAGATTATGAATGACCACATGTCTTtaactctagcagagtctttctccacCACAGAGGTTTCTTGACAACATAACACATACAAAGCAGTAGAAAGACATGGTGAGATAACGCAACAAAATACATATTGTATGTTCGCAAAAAAAGCACTTTGAAAAGCAAAGAAACAATAGAAAGTCaatatgttttgaaaaaaaccttccaataaccaattataaacataatatacatgtaaaataCAACATTATTGATAATCACACCAATGTATATTAAGACACATCTTTCCAAAATTTTATAATGCACTGaacacaaaacaatcaaataaatagaaaagaatatcagataaaaacaaatgtgattTGAGTTAACAATTTAACTGAGAGTGCTGCAGTTACAAAATGTCAGTCTACTCACAAAGAAAATCGTTACTGTTAGTGCAAATTCAGCAAAAATGCcttaaatttaaatgttaaaGTTTTATCAGAGCCCATAGAGCTGTCAAGCGgataagcaaaaattgagtacggcactaaacaaaacaatgcaaacttattgtaattgtggctggtaacctgtttctgctaagcaatacttttttgtgcttaacaagtttttgtgcaTACAGGCTTTTTGAAACTTGGCTGATATCAATAAACTTTTAAATAGATCAATCCATTTCTCTTGCTGTGATATTTTCCCAGACGACTGGGAGAGAAGAACAATTAAACTTGAACAAGTTTTCCACATACCTTTCCCGTTTTTACAAATGCCTCAGACACCCTTCGATTCCTTCCTCCGTAACAAGTGGTGATGAGATCAGCAACTCCACAGCTTTCCAAGAATGTTGCTGTCTCGGTATTCTTGTAGAACTCCGAGGCAAAGGCCACCATCTCCATTAAACCCAGTCGGATAACGGCAGCTTTAGTGTTGTCTCCAAGACCCAAACCGTCAACGATTCCGGCACCAACAGCTACTATATTCTGAGAACATTTCAATCGACAATATATGAAACAGAAAAGCGAAATTAATTACTGTACTAGCAAAACCCCAagaagagaagacaaagaaggacaTTTTTGggtgtgggaggaaaaccccagaggtTTATAATTGTGAAAACCCTAGCAGTCagttagggactgaaaacccaatccatgtaGTGGCCCCAGCGTGACTTAAACTGATTACCTTTAGCGCTCCGCATAGCTCTACTGTTGTCGCATCCTCAACAACCACAATTCTAAAGTAGTCTGCCTGGAAAAGTGTCTTCAACATTTTACCGGCTTCAGCGTCCCGACAACCTGACCAGAGAAACGATACAACAAGAAACATAAAAATGAGTCTATCCTATGGCAAGGAGAGACAGGGTAAGTATAACATCAACTATCTGTGACATATTGTTGTTTTGTAGCAATAAACTGTAGTCCTAAATATCTTTTACCTATTGTTGTTTCGCAGAAGTATCCGGCTGCCACTTCAGGGGCCAAGTTTGCTCCCATCAAACAGTTGACTTCGATGTTGAGATAAGATTTGATGACTTCCGTTATCAACTGCAAACCATTGTCCTTAACAGTCACACCCTTAAATTTGTGCAAAAGAAAACGTGAAGTTCAAAATTAAGTTTTGATTCATTTCATTcatgttttcatttcattttatttattcctGAACTAGCTcataacccaatggagagaagaccaggaaagaaatttcagttttagatgtgggaggaaaaccctcgATAAATGTTCCAGGTAAAAGCCACTCAGTCATgtaaggactgaaaacccaacccacataGTGTCCCTGATGTGATACGAATtaagggtcctagaggtggaaggtgaggaaagaaaCCATTATGCCAACCTGACCACCCAATTTATGTTGGAAGAACCATTTAGAAAGAAAGTACATTTTGCCAGTCAGCCACGGCCGACAGAAAGAGAAAGATCCTAAAACATAAAATTAAGTACATAATTACTCAGTTtgtcaacttttctttttttccttcaatcaaggaacaaaccacaagggaaacttaaTGGGcaaattttaaacaatgttaaatCCATTTATCTAGACGTCACAGGTTCTAGTCCCTCGCtgctctttgttcaacccaaagttAGTTATGAACCTACACCGTCAGTTTCCCTTCTGGTTTATTATTAGTTGATACAAAGAAAATTTGTAGCAATTAATAACCACATATGAACCATCAAAACCGTAGCAATGCAAATGTAATGTTGTACATAACTGCAGGTACCAGTTCATTTGTGGctttttttgtgcataatttaCAATCTACAATGGTAAAGATTATTGTGGTAGTGGTATAAAGGTTGAGAGTCAAATAATGTTCACTAAAGAGATACCACAAGCCCTGTGGTATTGTGAATTTCCCCCAAATTCTTAGCTCGGAAATTCAGTATTACTCTGGTTGCTGTAGTTGAGTTAAATTATTAGTTTACAAAGTATTTCAAGAACACTGAACCTTCGGGCACTGTAGCCATATTCATCAAAGTCATTGAAGTAATAATTCTACAGCAAAATGATTGGTCTCTGTGAATGTTGCTAAACCTGGTATGTGGAAAGTTTGGTACAAGCATTAAAATACAGTTTCTCACCCGGGCGTTTTGGAAAAGGAAAAAGGATgcctctttctttttttctcttctttttttaaaataaaaggtgacagattttagttttaaaataaattaagaagATATGAAGGAGACTACGAAAAAATCTGAGGGTGTTTtcgcagtttttttttcacgatCATGGAAttcctaaaaaaacaaacaatttaaggATTGCATAGCTGAGAATTTTGGTGTAAATATCAAGGTGGGCAGTGAAAAAGGAAGCCGGGAGCGACAagaaactttttttattatttgtccTTACTGAACCCATCAAATTCAGCCAACACTTGAGGTTGCATTGTGGAGGTTTTGTGTGTGGTCAGGATCCAAACAAACGCTCCATGTACCTTGATCAGGGAGATTGCCAAAGCATCTTTCTCAACACAGCCTTGAATATCTTTACAGATCCTCTCAATGAACTGATGTGGTATGACAAATATGATGATGTTTGCTCCTTTCACTGCGTCTTTAGCGTCTGGGATCGCAACCTAGTGCAGATAGAACGGTGGAAAGCAAAGAATCTCTTAAGCAATAGCACAAGAAATCAGTGGATAACAATCAG of the Asterias rubens chromosome 3, eAstRub1.3, whole genome shotgun sequence genome contains:
- the LOC117288455 gene encoding glycerol-3-phosphate dehydrogenase 1-like protein, with translation MSSPPSSEPLKVCILGSGNWGSAIARIVGANAKANNEFVDEVNMWVFEEMIEGKKLTEIINTTHENVKYLKGYKIPENVVAIPDAKDAVKGANIIIFVIPHQFIERICKDIQGCVEKDALAISLIKGVTVKDNGLQLITEVIKSYLNIEVNCLMGANLAPEVAAGYFCETTIGCRDAEAGKMLKTLFQADYFRIVVVEDATTVELCGALKNIVAVGAGIVDGLGLGDNTKAAVIRLGLMEMVAFASEFYKNTETATFLESCGVADLITTCYGGRNRRVSEAFVKTGKSIEELEKEMLNGQKLQGPETAREVNLMLKAKNMTDRFPLFTAIFKICYQDLPAKDLIGCLNNHPVHM